Proteins found in one Plasmodium sp. gorilla clade G2 genome assembly, chromosome: 14 genomic segment:
- a CDS encoding FACT complex subunit SSRP1, putative yields the protein MGDNNASSGSSPVLSVGNIRGFGGSDFGSFRMSNEFLGWKNKKTNNVYQYKCSDIDEGCWIKTSYNNNRLHLKLGESKENIIIYFDGFPDRNVSEITQHFQKYFNIRLNNRKIATKGWNWGEFKLENSNLCFDIDNKYAFNLPTNNINQLNVQIKTDIAMEFKNEENSNKGNEDFLAEIRFYYPHENDENQNFQNLKNDLLEKVNIGDTKSESIASLTNIPLLVPRGRYDIEMYSSTFKLHGKSYDFNIQYTNINKMILVPKSNSNQYVLIFSLSNKMKQGQTEYPFILIQLNNDDDMELDISASDEVMTKYKLEKTISGKAHDVVTKLFTALVNKSVIVPGDYRTSKNQHGITCSYRAASGQLYPLNKYFLFIVKPVILISFDDIVTLSFQRTGNINQHRFFSLIIKHKRGMSYEYTNIDKSEYNPLLTFLKSKNINIQDDANDLEKKADFHNELDESDEEEYVADDDDDEDDYVAEEEDEDDDGDDDDDDEEEEEEEEEEDDDK from the coding sequence atgggtGATAATAACGCATCGAGCGGTAGCAGTCCAGTTTTGTCAGTAGGTAATATTCGAGGTTTTGGTGGAAGTGATTTTGGGTCTTTTAGGATGTCGAATGAATTTTTGGgatggaaaaataaaaagacaaATAATGTATATCAGTATAAGTGTAGTGATATTGATGAAGGATGTTGGATTAAGActagttataataataatagattACATTTAAAATTAGGTGAATCAAAAGAgaatatcataatatattttgatggATTTCCTGATAGAAATGTGAGTGAAATAACTCAACATTtccaaaaatattttaatataagatTAAATAATAGAAAGATAGCAACGAAAGGATGGAATTGGGGAGAATTTAAATTAGAAAATTCAAATTTATGTTTtgatatagataataaatatgctTTTAATTTACCTACgaataatattaatcaaTTAAATGTACAAATTAAAACTGATATTGCTATggaatttaaaaatgaagaaaacaGTAATAAAGGTAATGAAGATTTTTTAGCGGAAATACGTTTTTATTATCCAcatgaaaatgatgaaaatcaaaatttccagaatttaaaaaatgatttattgGAAAAAGTAAATATAGGAGATACCAAAAGTGAAAGTATTGCTTCTCTAACTAATATACCTCTATTAGTTCCAAGAGGTAGATATGATATTGAAATGTATTCAAGCACATTTAAGTTACATGGAAAATCTTATGATtttaatatacaatatactaatattaataaaatgattttAGTACCAAAAAGTAATTCTAATcaatatgttttaatatttagtttaagtaataaaatgaaacaaGGACAAACAGAAtatccttttattttaatacaattaaataatgatgatgatatggAATTAGATATAAGTGCTAGTGATGAAGTTATGACAAAATATAAACTTGAAAAAACTATTTCAGGAAAAGCTCATGATGTTGTAACCAAACTTTTTACTGCTTTAGTTAATAAAAGTGTTATTGTTCCAGGAGATTATCGAACTTCTAAAAACCAACATGGTATTACTTGCAGTTATAGAGCTGCAAGTGGTCAACTTTAtccattaaataaatatttcctATTTATTGTAAAACCGGTTATTCTTATTTCCTTTGATGATATTGTAACACTCAGTTTTCAGAGAACAGGTAATATTAATCAACACCGTTTCTTTTCTCTTATTATTAAACACAAAAGAGGAATGAGCTATGAATACACAAATATTGATAAAAGTGAGTATAATCCATTACTTACCTTTTTAAAAagcaaaaatattaatatacaaGATGATGCAAATGATTTAGAGAAAAAAGCAGATTTCCATAATGAATTAGATGAATCCGATGAAGAAGAATATGTTGCTGATGATGACGACGATGAAGATGATTATGTTGCTGAGGAGGaggatgaagatgatgatggCGATGATGACGATGATGATGAGGAGGAAGAGGAAGAAGAAGAGGAAGAAGACGATGATAAATag
- a CDS encoding serine/threonine protein kinase, putative encodes MTTTDNWKVEWDNELRQLPNVESITCLDLQLTENVFLIWQFLKLYLSASPQVRSIIDFIAVKKAQSLQWGDHIDSVMSSGLRKGQDLFHVFLSNGKKIQTTYSKKKLCDRLQYYHIKNYIILEKINTGSVGQVHVALDKSTDTFVAAKAIDKSTVQGDIGLFEKLKDEIKISCMMNHPNVVKTLNILETKDKIIQIMEYCDAGDLISYVRNKLYLDEVSAQYFFRKIVQGLKYMHKNNIAHRDLKPENIFLCKIQISQKEKTLIRVGKLPSCIEYDLKIGDFGACCVNEKDKLHYDIVGTLSYAAPEVLNCNNKNGYNSEKADIWSLGIILYAMLFGLLPYDSEDKDVKEAYNEIIKKKIVFPKNRVNKFSTSVRNLLLAMLNINPQNRLSLDEVIKHEWLAGTAKSRLEMSNINKKINFPLSSTVGYPIYSNKNIIDYNIYKRLALIKNDHNSSTNSLYSNCNSTTISNSNTTNMNNNMNSNMYNNINAILNVNNLRDKNNVGGNTYKLDNISNSVYGLHNNNNINSNNLKEVLYNHMKYYLKGDNKYNNTLGEHKNDYNLETLLKKSEDQIVGDPNVINKNIGNYLTGKNTKEININNKIANLVIGNKNGNNNIIAEKNIMINIDNNNNNNNNNNSGCMQIKYNENKKDEELVNKNKIHSICSSNDHKLYDMNMFQKNDNSIHENVNIISNSSNKEISGLQNKYVEKIYYLKNNDMYLNDDYIKDKAIKNVEKYNIVNKDKNGSTYKIKDNINNNTVNKSKYNISADKFKNIIALNNNIISNDQNRHLYIDNKLSINKHNYNNVPYYNYYYYYYDDDDQKKEYNKYIYKKKKCGTNNSELISYNSIVYEKGNPPYYNINNAPISSIKYDSSIYNGNLSHYVNNSSYDKKICSSSYIKDNKNDVNKMNIEKSTILNCSTNELYNVHKKETPSEEIFVNNNHDLFDINKDANKYKCNYNYSAVNEKENNNNNINVGELKSNSPNNSDSNNISSNKHITVKETCNNNISKTQEDYIIMKMNVNNPKCDNNFELAKMNEHIKKCNNSKYTNSDIDINDKGKNATDVVSMDEMNNFNKIDNTEVCKKKISELSNDNQKYSNIYEDKNIHMHVIKEDSNNNSTIISTNNNYSYKCIDDDVKRECIYSIDDINYAYVNSSVCSLNADENESRDKIIKNINFFGMDNIYSTVHPEKNEENKEDINIEHIKYNINSNINEDIINSNNIYNTDNEQHFIDDKMMSNINSNDTTKMCGNIFQHTNSNSICEIKRKEKIYIINVDTPHECNEIKYDISYNKIEAHKDGDNNEKDIYVYKDGHNNVNNEYEKISRLNIKKYDINQNDNYNNKTKEEKNEHKIESNFTKHKKLILDDQKILYTRHLNNYKKLIQKDYINEYIKIEKSNYFNKEHNKKYSSLYGKNDIINIIKFNDCICDSKNSIYDGLQDMNNNSVKNIFNEDKKIYHELSNNSVLHNNLFTENNLQPFSSNKLEYNKKFKCPYNNLMRNYSYSEYRSDIKNKISTYINKVDINKVDSKESYSNKRIRYINRYTQKNENVNIYDDIKKCSSNNNIFYIDEDVSYIDITNLSDKEIKSKNESEKKKNISSNKKCILSNPSNICIEKKYKNYEHLDYINKIKKKQMDVLYQNNSVSFKRSFSMLHFKGNVKNDVNYYYDNKKEDREEKDILLLNRMNNYVIEHKNKINIYDTNPKKKNYDLNDIHKNGKSLIDNIPFVTKKCHSSDIFLIRDNILNNLSNKEFKNIIGRNLSLCHKFNLVDTNEDLNKKTKNQIINNNIICDEINISNNKNCKIPTKKYVNNKCEPKQVFNDNDKNNKVHNIVSDFILRREESLMTKKNNKRYKSDKNGCINSNIISYNEMKKNIYKEDQNINCVVKNKIYDKMNKNNMKKINLNKLNISHNTQNNNNNMNTYDNYLINIKDTLDTYSLTEKQYCQQKNIIDKKEILHYDLISSNNWDNHLRDYMLHSLSKNHYTFLRKNTLSKDIATFNDINISNIKKDDTTSKNKNEKNISEDPKLSNDSISYISHTNIKSTNVKQNNDRINNFQKKKINEQSNTFQPKVKWLNIFTRNFNKDQLGTKYK; translated from the exons atgaCTACAACGGATAATTGGAAAGTTGAGTGGGACAATGAACTTCGCCAGCTTCCAAACGTTGAGTCGATAACATGTTTAGATTTACAACTAACAGAAAATGTATTTCTAATATGGCAG TTTTTAAAACTTTATCTATCTGCTAGCCCCCAAGTTAGAAGTATCATAGACTTCATTGCag TTAAAAAAGCTCAGAGCTTACAATGGGGTGATCATATTGATAGTGTAATGTCAAGTGGGCTTAGGAAAGGACAAGATTTATTTCATGTATTTTTGTCgaatggaaaaaaaattcaaacaacttattcaaaaaaaaaattatgtgatAGATTacaatattatcatattaagaattatatcattttagaaaaaataaatacaggTTCTGTGGGTCAAGTTCATGTAGCCTTGGACAAATCAACTG ATACCTTCGTTGCTGCGAAGGCCATAGATAAATCCACAGTACAAGGTGATATTGgtttatttgaaaaattaaaagacgaaataaaaatatcatgCATGATGAATCACCCGAATGTTGTTAAAACGTTGAATATTTTAGAGACTAAAgataaaattattcaaattatGGAATATTGCGATGCTGGAGATTTAATATCATACGTTcgaaat AAACTCTATTTGGACGAAGTAAGTgctcaatatttttttcgtaAAATCGTCCAAGGGCTGAAATATATgcacaaaaataatattgcACATAGAGATTTAAAAcctgaaaatatatttttatgtaaaataCAAATATCACAAAAAGAGAAGACTTTAATTAGGGTTGGTAAATTGCCTTCATGCATAGAGTATGATTTAAAGATTGGAGATTTTGGTGCATGTTGTGTAAATGAGAAAGATAAACTACATTATGATATTGTAGGTACTTTAAGTTATGCAGCACCTGAAGTAttaaattgtaataataaaaatggataTAACAGTGAGAAAGCCGATATATGGAGTTTaggtataatattatatgctATGTTATTTGGTTTACTTCCATATGATAGTGAAGATAAAGATGTAAAAGAAGCatataatgaaattataaaaaagaaaatcgTATTTCCGAAAAACCGTGTTAATAAATTTTCTACAAGTGTACGCAATTTATTATTAGCTATGTTAAATATTAATCCACAAAATAGGTTATCACTTGATGAAGTTATAAAACATGAATGGCTAGCTGGAACAGCTAAAAGTAGATTAGAAATgtctaatataaataaaaaaataaattttccCTTATCCTCAACGGTTGGATATccaatatattcaaataagaatattatagattataatatttataaaaggttggcattaataaaaaatgatcatAATAGTAGTACTAACTCTTTATATAGTAATTGTAACAGCACAACTATTTCGAATAGTAATACTactaatatgaataataatatgaatagtaatatgtataataatataaatgctATCTTAAATGTCAATAATTTAAGAGACAAAAATAATGTGGGGGGAAATACCTATAAATTAGATAATATTTCTAACAGTGTATATGGTttgcataataataataatattaatagtaataatttgAAGGAGgtattatataatcatatgaaATATTACCTTAAGGGTgataacaaatataataatactctAGGTGAGCATAAAAATGATTACAATTTGGAAACATTATTGAAGAAAAGTGAAGATCAAATTGTGGGGGATCCTAATgtgataaataaaaacataggAAATTATTTAACTGGAAAAAATACAAAGGagattaatataaataataagataGCTAATTTGGTTATAGGGAATAAgaatggtaataataatattattgcagaaaagaatataatgatCAATATtgacaacaacaacaataataataataataataatagtggtTGTATgcaaattaaatataatgaaaataaaaaggatgaAGAATTagtaaataagaataaaatacattCCATATGTTCTAGTAATGATCATAAATTGTATGATATGAACATGTTccaaaaaaatgataatagtaTACATGAAAATGTGAATATTATTAGTAACAGttcaaataaagaaatatctGGTTTACAAAACAAATAcgtagaaaaaatatattatttaaaaaataatgatatgtatttaaatgatgattatataaaagataaagcAATAAAGAatgttgaaaaatataatattgttaataaggataaaaatggtagtacatataaaattaaggataatataaataacaacaCAGTGAATAAATCTAAATACAATATTAGTGcagataaatttaaaaatattatagcattaaataataatattatttcaaaTGATCAAAATagacatttatatatagataacaaattatctattaataaacataattataataatgtaccatattataattactattattattattatgatgatgatgatcaaaaaaaggaatataataaatatatatataaaaaaaaaaaatgtggaaCTAATAATAGTGAGcttatttcatataattcaaTTGTGTATGAAAAGGGAAATCCaccttattataatataaataatgcaCCCATAAGttctataaaatatgatagtAGTATATATAATGGAAACCTTTCTCATTATGTAAATAACTCctcatatgataaaaaaatatgttcatCATCTTATATaaaggataataaaaatgatgttaacaaaatgaatattgAAAAATCTACTATATTGAATTGTTCTActaatgaattatataatgtacATAAAAAAGAGACTCCGTCAGAAGAaatttttgtaaataataatcatgatctttttgatataaataaggatgcaaataaatataaatgtaactATAATTATTCTGCAGTGaatgaaaaggaaaataacaataataatataaatgttggTGAGTTAAAAAGTAATTCTCCTAATAATTCAGATAGCAATAATATATCAAGCAATAAACATATAACTGTAAAAGAaacatgtaataataatataagcaAGACACAGGAAgactatattattatgaagatGAATGTAAATAATCCAAaatgtgataataattttgagCTAGCCAAAATGAAtgaacatattaaaaaatgtaataatagcaaatatacaaatagtgatattgatataaatgataaggGAAAAAATGCTACTGATGTTGTTAGTATGGACgaaatgaataattttaataagatTGATAATACTGAagtatgtaaaaaaaaaatttcagaATTGTCAAATGACAATCAAAAGTATAGTAACATTTATGAGGATAAGAATATACATATGCATGTTATAAAAGAagattcaaataataatagtacaaTTATAAGCacgaataataattattcatacAAATGTATTGATGATGATGTTAAGAGGGAATGTATTTATTCTATAGATGATATAAACTATGCGTATGTAAATTCTTCAGTGTGTTCATTAAATGCAGACGAAAATGAAAGTAGggataaaattattaaaaatattaatttttttggaatggataatatatatagtactGTTCATCCAGAGAAAAATGAAGAGAACAaggaagatataaatattgagcacataaaatataatattaatagtaatataaatgaagatattataaattcaaataatatttataatacagATAATGAGCAACATTTTATTGATGACAAAATGATGtcaaatattaatagtaatgaCACTACAAAAATGTGTGGTAATATTTTTCAACATACAAATAGTAATAGTATATgtgaaataaaaagaaaagaaaagatatatattataaatgtagATACACCACATGAAtgtaatgaaataaaatatgatatttcttataataagATTGAAGCACATAAAGATGgggataataatgaaaaagatatttatgtatataaagatggtcataataatgttaataatgaatatgaaaaaatatcacgattaaatattaaaaagtatgatataaatcaaaacgataattataacaataaaacaaaagaagaaaaaaatgaacataaGATAGAATCCAATTTTACAAAACATAAAAAGCTTATATTAGATGatcaaaaaatattgtaTACAAGAcatttgaataattataagaaGTTAATTCAAaaggattatataaatgaatatataaaaatagaaaagtctaattattttaataaagaacataataaaaaatatagttcTTTGTAtggaaaaaatgatataattaatattatcaaattTAATGATTGTATTTGTGATTCTAAAAATAGTATATATGACGGATTGCaagatatgaataataattctgtaaaaaatatctttaatgaggataaaaaaatataccatGAATTATCTAACAATAGTGTATTACATAATAATCTATTTACTGAAAATAATCTTCAACCTTTTTCTTCAAATAAACTtgaatataacaaaaaatttaaatgcccctataataatttaatgagAAATTATTCCTATAGTGAATATCGTtctgatataaaaaataaaatatctacatatataaataaggtTGACATTAATAAAGTTGATTCGAAAGAATCATACTCAAACAAAAGgataagatatataaataggtatacacaaaaaaatgaaaatgtcaatatatatgatgatataaaaaaatgtagttctaataataatattttttatattgatgAAGACGTGTCCTACATAGACATTACAAATTTGAgtgataaagaaataaagagCAAAAATGAAagcgaaaaaaaaaaaaatatatcaagtaataaaaaatgtatattatcaaatccaagtaatatatgtattgaaaagaaatataaaaattatgaacacttagattatattaataaaattaaaaagaagcAAATGGATGTGTTGTACCAAAACAATTCTGTTTCTTTTAAGAGATCATTTAGTATGTTACATTTTAAAggaaatgtaaaaaatgatgttaattattattatgataataaaaaagaagataggGAAGAGAAggatatattgttattaaatCGTATGAATAATTATGTGATAGAacataagaataaaataaatatatatgatacaaatccaaaaaaaaaaaattatgatttaaatgatatacataaaaatggaAAGAGCCTAATAGATAATATACCTTTTGTAACTAAAAAATGTCATAGTagtgatatatttttaataagagataatatattaaataatttatcaaataaagaattcaaaaatattataggaAGAAATCTATCATTATGCCATAAATTCAATCTTGTAGATACAAATGaagatttaaataaaaaaacaaaaaatcaaattattaataataatataatatgtgatgaaattaatatttcaaataataaaaactgTAAAATACCAAccaaaaaatatgttaataataaatgtgaACCAAAACAAGtatttaatgataatgacaaaaataataaagtcCATAATATTGTATCAGATTTTATATTAAGAAGAGAAGAAAGCCTAATGACCAAGAAAAACAATAAACGTTATAAGAGTGATAAAAATGGTTGTATAAACtcaaatataatatcatataatgaaatgaaaaaaaatatatataaggaagATCAAAATATCAATTGTGTcgtaaagaataaaatatatgataaaatgaataaaaataatatgaaaaaaatcaacttgaataaattaaatatatctcaTAAcacacaaaataataataataatatgaatacatatgataattatttaatcaATATAAAGGATACATTAGATACATATTCACTTACAGAAAAACAGTATTgtcaacaaaaaaatattattgataaaaaagaaatattgcATTATGATCTTATATCATCAAATAATTGGGATAATCATCTACGTGATTATATGTTACATTCTTTATCAAAAAATCATTATACgtttttaagaaaaaataccTTATCAAAAGATATAGCTACGTTTAATGATATCaatatatctaatattaaaaaggatGATACAacaagtaaaaataaaaatgaaaaaaatatttctgaAGATCCAAAATTAAGTAATGATTccatttcatatatatcacaCACAAATATTAAATCTACAAAtgttaaacaaaataatgatcGGATTAATaatttccaaaaaaaaaaaataaatgagcAATCAAATACATTTCAACCCAAAGTAAAGTGGTTAAATATTTTCACTCGTAATTTTAATAAGGACCAGTTAGGTACGAAATATAAAtga